The following proteins come from a genomic window of Anguilla rostrata isolate EN2019 chromosome 17, ASM1855537v3, whole genome shotgun sequence:
- the si:ch1073-357b18.4 gene encoding uncharacterized protein si:ch1073-357b18.4 isoform X2: MDNLSTSEASLTENESSQLCTNQDESSQLCISQDGSVLADPGSDVSGGEHQDHLLQSVQMSTASAPILLYPVSADRVISTTSTDGKTIFKIAPAPLPNVKLPAAAPEKVSTSEFTYQTIVYLIEAVGRRWNMYGSRERAQLFHSVQKELESQGYCLPVERIRRKWNNLIVTYKRVKDRSRETGQAKTSWEYFEMMDAMLGSTIGTQCTANSSAALVDMANVTKETAVLAEQAPPRSMSTMAKPGLLPGGLITTCAQIPTLIPSSLPPPITLNTSSKTPSNTDARHPAPSPSRKSPARLGRLRVRQKLRRGPADTAASFLAQQHSHAEERTSLLRSFLTGQEERHRAEEERGNRSEARERRREKREGKMVDAMGRMATALELISSKQDTIITLLQRLADRQ, translated from the exons ATGGACAACCTCTCCACAAGTGAAGCGTCCCTGACGGAGAACGAATCGTCGCAGCTGTGCACCAACCAAGACGAATCATCGCAGCTGTGCATCAGCCAAGACGGTTCCGTGCTCGCAGATCCTGGTTCTGACGTGTCTGGAGGCGAGCATCAGGATCATCTGCTACAGTCTGTCCAGATGTCTACCGCTTCAGCTCCTATCCTTCTCT ATCCTGTTAGCGCTGACAGAGTCATATCTACCACCTCAACGGATGGCAAAACTATTTTCAAGATTGCACCAG CCCCCCTGCCGAATGTCAAGCTCCCCGCGGCGGCACCGGAGAAGGTGTCCACCTCGGAGTTCACCTACCAGACCATCGTGTACCTGATCGAGGCGGTGGGGCGGCGCTGGAACATGTACGGCTCGCGGGAGCGGGCGCAGCTCTTCCACAGCGTGCAGAAGGAGCTGGAGAGCCAGGGCTACTGCCTGCCCGTGGAGAGGATCCGCCGCAAGTGGAACAACCTCATCGTCACCTACAAGAGGGTGAAGGACCGCAGCCGGGAGACCGGCCAGGCCAAGACCTCCTGGGAGTACTTTGAG ATGATGGATGCCATGCTGGGGAGCACTATCGGCACCCAGTGCACCGCCAACTCCTCGGCGGCGCTAGTTGACATGGCAAACGTCACCAAGGAGACGGCGGTGTTAGCGGAGCAGGCCCCGCCCAGGAGCATGAGCACCATGGCCAAGCCTGGCCTGCTTCCGGGGGGGCTGATCACCACCTGCGCCCAGATCCCCACCCtcatcccctcctccctcccgccccccatcACCCTCAACACCTCCTCCAAGACCCCCAGCAACACGGACGCCCGCCACCCGgccccctccccgtcccgcaAGTCCCCCGCCAGGCTGGGCCGGCTGCGGGTGCGGCAGAAGCTGCGGAGGGGGCCGGCGGACACGGCGGCCTCCTTCCTGgcccagcagcacagtcacGCGGAGGAGCGCACCTCCCTCCTGCGCAGCTTCCTCACGGGGCAGGAGGAGCGTCACCGCGCGGAGGAGGAGCGAGGGAACCGCAGCGAGGCGCGCGAGAGACGgcgggagaagagggagggcaAGATGGTGGACGCCATGGGCCGCATGGCCACGGCCCTGGAGCTGATCTCCTCCAAGCAGGACACCATTATCACACTGCTGCAGAGGCTGGCAGACAGGCAGTGa
- the si:ch1073-357b18.4 gene encoding uncharacterized protein si:ch1073-357b18.4 isoform X1, whose product MDNLSTSEASLTENESSQLCTNQDESSQLCISQDGSVLADPGSDVSGGEHQDHLLQSVQMSTASAPILLYPVSADRVISTTSTDGKTIFKIAPGVRLPAAPLPNVKLPAAAPEKVSTSEFTYQTIVYLIEAVGRRWNMYGSRERAQLFHSVQKELESQGYCLPVERIRRKWNNLIVTYKRVKDRSRETGQAKTSWEYFEMMDAMLGSTIGTQCTANSSAALVDMANVTKETAVLAEQAPPRSMSTMAKPGLLPGGLITTCAQIPTLIPSSLPPPITLNTSSKTPSNTDARHPAPSPSRKSPARLGRLRVRQKLRRGPADTAASFLAQQHSHAEERTSLLRSFLTGQEERHRAEEERGNRSEARERRREKREGKMVDAMGRMATALELISSKQDTIITLLQRLADRQ is encoded by the exons ATGGACAACCTCTCCACAAGTGAAGCGTCCCTGACGGAGAACGAATCGTCGCAGCTGTGCACCAACCAAGACGAATCATCGCAGCTGTGCATCAGCCAAGACGGTTCCGTGCTCGCAGATCCTGGTTCTGACGTGTCTGGAGGCGAGCATCAGGATCATCTGCTACAGTCTGTCCAGATGTCTACCGCTTCAGCTCCTATCCTTCTCT ATCCTGTTAGCGCTGACAGAGTCATATCTACCACCTCAACGGATGGCAAAACTATTTTCAAGATTGCACCAG GCGTCCGTCTCCCTGCAGCCCCCCTGCCGAATGTCAAGCTCCCCGCGGCGGCACCGGAGAAGGTGTCCACCTCGGAGTTCACCTACCAGACCATCGTGTACCTGATCGAGGCGGTGGGGCGGCGCTGGAACATGTACGGCTCGCGGGAGCGGGCGCAGCTCTTCCACAGCGTGCAGAAGGAGCTGGAGAGCCAGGGCTACTGCCTGCCCGTGGAGAGGATCCGCCGCAAGTGGAACAACCTCATCGTCACCTACAAGAGGGTGAAGGACCGCAGCCGGGAGACCGGCCAGGCCAAGACCTCCTGGGAGTACTTTGAG ATGATGGATGCCATGCTGGGGAGCACTATCGGCACCCAGTGCACCGCCAACTCCTCGGCGGCGCTAGTTGACATGGCAAACGTCACCAAGGAGACGGCGGTGTTAGCGGAGCAGGCCCCGCCCAGGAGCATGAGCACCATGGCCAAGCCTGGCCTGCTTCCGGGGGGGCTGATCACCACCTGCGCCCAGATCCCCACCCtcatcccctcctccctcccgccccccatcACCCTCAACACCTCCTCCAAGACCCCCAGCAACACGGACGCCCGCCACCCGgccccctccccgtcccgcaAGTCCCCCGCCAGGCTGGGCCGGCTGCGGGTGCGGCAGAAGCTGCGGAGGGGGCCGGCGGACACGGCGGCCTCCTTCCTGgcccagcagcacagtcacGCGGAGGAGCGCACCTCCCTCCTGCGCAGCTTCCTCACGGGGCAGGAGGAGCGTCACCGCGCGGAGGAGGAGCGAGGGAACCGCAGCGAGGCGCGCGAGAGACGgcgggagaagagggagggcaAGATGGTGGACGCCATGGGCCGCATGGCCACGGCCCTGGAGCTGATCTCCTCCAAGCAGGACACCATTATCACACTGCTGCAGAGGCTGGCAGACAGGCAGTGa
- the LOC135244137 gene encoding nuclear body protein SP140-like protein encodes MSICCQDTTLQKLIEEDHLKCPRSFSQQSLSSQSKQGSRSGSSSDSERPAQSRGKRRTTSSHPRQSEHNISESDTDFEEEEEEEEEEEEQENDQEAVGNGDEECQGEVDKPEFLSVTCGSATGTLQKDRFASGTSGKCIRTASKWLTPVEFAREDPVLANSSWKKSILCQGIPISDLIERRVLIPHSLLCRCRLCSKNKKDLMEQENDDYCAVCVRRGSLLCCDQCPRAFHTGCHLPTVDKGTLGEQWLCTYCVLTKSQGWRYTCDRSLTQALESCISDFMLECQYLLLQLYNADKDHIFFSDPCDTVTCYRDVIEDPMWLDKVAEKLQDRQYSSVGQFVSDIHLIFKNCATFNRDNEFGQTGARLRQLFDEEFQHVFSVKN; translated from the exons ATGAGCATTTGCTGCCAGGACACCACCCTGCAGAAACTGATCGAg GAGGATCATTTGAAATGCCCGCGTTCCTTCTCACAACAGAGTTTGTCCAGTCAGAGCAAACAG GGCAGCCGCTCAGGATCTTCTTCAGACAGTGAGAGGCCTGCACAGAGCCGTGGGAAG agaAGGACAACTTCATCACATCCCAGGCAGTCTGAGCACAACATCTCTG AATCAGACACTgattttgaagaagaagaagaggaggaggaggaggaggaggaacaggagaATGACCAAGAGGCAGTTGGTAATGGAGATGAGGAGTGCCAAGGTGAAGTGGATAAGCCAGAATTTCTGTCTGTCACCTGTGGATCAGCTACTGGAACTTTACAGAAAGATCGCTTTGCatcag GGACCTCTGGGAAGTGCATACGGACGGCCAGCAAATGGCTGACCCCCGTCGAGTTTGCCCGGGAGGACCCGGTGTTGGCCAACAGCTCCTGGAAGAAAAGCATCCTGTGCCAAGGAATCCCCATCAGTGACCTCATCGAG AGGCGAGTTTTGATACCTCACTCGCTCCTGTGTCGGTGCAGACTCTGCAGCAAGAACAAGAAGGACCTG ATGGAGCAGGAGAACGATGATTACTGCGCTGTCTGCGTTCGGCGGGGAAGCTTGCTGTGCTGTGACCAGTGCCCCCGGGCCTTCCACACAGGATGCCACCTGCCCACTGTGGACAAGGGCACGCTGGG ggAGCAGTGGCTGTGTACATACTGTGTGCTGACAAAGAGCCAGGGCTGGAGATACACGTGTGACCGGTCTCTCACACAGGCTCTGGAAAGCTGCATCTCAGACTTCATGCTG GAATGCCAGTATCTCCTGCTTCAGCTCTACAATGCTGACAAGGATCATATCTTCTTCTCTGACCCATGTGACACA GTGACTTGCTACAGGGATGTCATTGAGGACCCTATGTGGCTGGACAAGGTTGCAGAGAAGCTGCAGGACAGGCAGTACTCCTCTGTAGGCCAGTTTGTCTCTGACATCCATCTCATCTTTAAAAACTGCGCCACATTCAACAGG GACAATGAATTTGGACAAACGGGTGCAAGACTCAGGCAATTATTCGATGAGGAATTTCAACATGTCTTCAGTGTGAAGAACTGA